One Pelobates fuscus isolate aPelFus1 chromosome 8, aPelFus1.pri, whole genome shotgun sequence genomic window carries:
- the LOC134571239 gene encoding integrin alpha-4-like — protein MVKKCFCFEDDSSCIHISCSFGDLESENEVIVAVQLELNLLLLEMDESSVLVFMTTAMAGHEANPKVINMNPNKQTHVFLEALHNQQPQAHIVILIICLSLLFGLILFLVLTYVLWKVGFFKRKYKPLNSDISWNYVNQDEK, from the exons ATGGTGAAAAAATGT TTCTGCTTCGAAGATGATTCTTCTTGCATACACATTTCATGTTCGTTTGGAGACTTGGAAAGTGAAAATGAGGTAATCGTGGCAGTACAGCTTGAACTCAATCTTCTACTTCTGGAAATG GATGAATCTTCAGTGCTTGTGTTTATGACAACTGCTATGGCAGGACACGAGGCAAACCCAAAAGTGATTAACATGAACCCAAATAAGCAAACACAT GTATTCCTGGAAGCACTACATAATCAACAGCCCCAAGCACACAtagttattttaattatttgtttaagCCTGTTGTTTGGCCTTATTCTATTTTTGGTGCTCACTTATGTGCTATGGaag GTTGGGTTCTTTAAAAGAAAATACAAGCCTTTAAATTCAGATATAAGTTGGAACTATGTAAACCAAGATGAAAAATAG